Part of the Oncorhynchus nerka isolate Pitt River linkage group LG14, Oner_Uvic_2.0, whole genome shotgun sequence genome is shown below.
AGAAGATCTGTGGTTCATCTGGGTGCTAATGTTCGCTCTTGATATATCCTGACCAACCCTGCGCATTTTGATAGATTCCGACACCACTTCCTGACGTGCGTGCACAGTGAGCACTGCTATGGCAAACGTGGCAAACATTCCCATACACCCTGCGAACATCCAGAAGTAAAAATTTGATGATTTCATGAACATGAAGGACATGAACAGGACCAAAGCTAAAAGGACCACAAACACAAACCGGTAGTCCCCGAATCCAAACACCCCAAATCCTGCTGTGACCATGGCGGTCATAGTCATGGGTATCCCTGAAAACGCCAGGAAATCCATGTATTTCACCACCACTTTGTTGATCTGCTCTTGAATGGTCTTTTGCTCATTTACCTCCTCCATccattctctcctctttctctccatctcatttctctctctgcgCTGTGCCTCCCAGTTTGCTCTATGCTCCAggccctctgtcctctgtccttcctTGTCCAATGTGACAATCCTCTGCTCAATCTccactgtcactctgtctctcttcttcacctccctcgcctccatctctctcagctctctctccctggcctccaGAGAGCTCTGTCCCAGGCGGACACAGGACTCTCCTTGTCTCCATATGAACTTGAGAAGGAAGTGCAAAGCAGGTTTGAGCAGGGTGAATATGCTCAGTGCCCAGAGAAGTCCCACCATCCCTGAGCCCACCACGACTGCCTCAATGACGACTCCAAGTGTTGCTCCACTGGCTGTGGTCCCGAAAGCGCCAGCCAGTCCAACTGCGATCCACACAACCACAGATTCTGCCTGGGATGCTCCACCACCACTGCTCCTGGTACCCAGCAATACAGAAGCCATAGCCGCTGCGGATATGACCCCAGCCACCATTGAAGTCATGACTGTGGTTAGTGCCGTTGCTCCCAGGAGGGTACCCAGCCCCAAGGGCCCCACAGTCTGGACGCTGTCAGACACATGCTTAAGCAGGGCCCCTGAGGTCATCACTGACATAGCCTCATTCACTGGCTCCTCAGTGGCCCCCAGCACACAGCCTCCCACCACTCCCAGGACAAAGCCCAGAACTGCTTCCAACATGGGGCTCCTGGCCTCTGAAACAAAGCAGGAAAAGGGGGGGGTCACTGACAAAAACACTGGATGTGGTATAACAGTTTTGTGATATAGTTTCTATATATTGCCTGAAGATGTGTAATAAGTAAATATTGATGAAAAAGTAAGTAAAGAGATCCAATCATCCCTGATGTTTAATTGTTAAGTGGTTGGCAATTTGAGTACATGAATCATATTCTTCTATTGTACTTACAGTATTGACAGTAtttatactgtaggcctatgtatTTGTATGGTACCATGCAACTGAATGAAACCACCATGTGTCACTTCAACCGTGAAGTGCCTGTAGCAAGTGACTGTCAACAGACTTGCTGATCGGGTTTAACCAGCAGAGCAGCCATGCATGGTGCCATGATTTGTACTGAATACGTTGTTCACATTGCTCACATGGTTCCAACACTTACAATACTAGGATTTAGCTAATGTTCAAGCACTTtactgaatatactgtatatgtccCAATGACTTCTCTCTGAAGCAGCAAAGTTGTTCTCCAATACTTGTTTGCTATAAGATGTCACAAAATAAGTGCATGGTCAACATTATTCACAGTGTGCTGTCTGCACATGTATGTCAAGACAAAACAAGAGTTTCCATCTCATTGATAAATAGAATCATTTACATCTTGCGAGGTGCAGTACTTAATGGCAAACATGTCAACTCAAAACCACCTATCAAACTATTTGCCTCATGTGAAAAGGTTGTTGCACACTACCTTATACAGCATAGAGAAATCATTCACCACCACCCCCATTATATGAAATTAAAGGTTCAGTAAAATGCAGGCGACATACTCAGCGTTGATGGAACCATGATGATACAGGAAGCTCGGCGTACAGTAGATGAGTTCCCTCTTCTTCCAGCAATTACAGTGCAGCCTCTCCTCCAGCCCTTTGCCTCAGGTGAGACTctagctctgtctgtgtgtgatacAGGTGAAGTACTCCTCTGCTCCCTATTTGAGAGGCTGACTAGAACAGGATATACCCACTAACTGTTCCACGAATTCTCCCTTCATTCTGTTCATACTAATCTCCAGGATCTCTACTACATCATATGACTATCAACACTCACATGAGCATCGATGTTCTTCCTTTATCTGGCATCTGCCATGActcctccctgtccctgtcctgtcatTCATCCACACTCTACTGGTGTGTGAAGGTAAAATAAGATAAAGATATCATAGTAATGTATTAATCTTTATTCATCAATGGCTTTCTTTCGTAAGTGTAATAGAGTTCAAGTGCCCTTGCAGTTGTCTAAATGGGTTTGAATAAAAGAAGGCAGCTCAAATGACAAAATATTTGTCATTGTATAAGTACATTTTGACCAATTAGAGTCAGAAATAGTTTTTCAGGGACCATGATCAGAGTGACATCCAGTGACATCCAATATGGATGGTTGTAAACAGTATATTTCCAGTCCACCCAGCTGACCCCAGTTCAGTTGTTAGTAGTTCAGCTGCTCCCAGCACCATAGCCCCAAATGCCCCTAAAGCCAAGGCATCTGACTATGTTCTCCTCATCCAAGCAAACTCTAGTATTGGCAAGGCTAGCGTTCGCACCAGAGCTGTATCTACTGTAAGGTATCCCAAAATGGTGCCAATCATTGACCCAAAAACTGCCAGCCCAAGTCCCATCTATGAATGTTGTTTCCCTACGACCGTAACAACTGCTTCTAGAGACACCCCCGATAAACCCAGCCATGCCCATCAGCAAACCTATCGCTCCCAAGGGATGAGTCTCCTTCATGGCCGACCAGTGACATATCCACCTGTATGTTGTTGAGCACCACAACCATCATAAGAGATATACTCACCCAGCCAGCTGTCTGCCTCCATGGAGGTAACTGAAACTGCCcccagaacagagccaactgcCCCAACTAGCATCACTGCAGTATGAACCCATGTGTCATGGATGTTTAAAACTGAGGGTGACTGCCTTCCTTAGCACTCAGTCCGAACAGGAATCCTGCCAAACCGTCAACTGTCCACACAGGGCTCAATTCCCTGCAACTGTACTTGGTTTCCCCAATATAATCTCTGCCAAAAGGTCAGATGACCAGCTGTAGGTAACAGAAAAATGCCTGCTAAAGGAATGGAAGGCAGGATACCCCCAGCAGTGCCACTACCAGCCAAACTCCTATATGCATAGTCATGAATGTCACAGCCATGAATAACAGCAACAGTCCAATCTGAGTAGTTGTCGTTGGCCTCTTTATTTGCCGTCTCAAGGGAAGTAAGGAGAAGCTGAGAATCAGTCCCATGACACAAAGCCCTTTTGGTCCCACTGTCATCAAAGTAGATTCTAGTACTGCTCCCCCTATTCTGGATCCACATTGCAATTTAAACCCATCTCTACAGCTGATCCGACTCTTGTTCTCGTGACCAGTAACATAGCTCCAGCTCCAAAGATAATGCCACATGAGATGGATAAATAGACCATCTAAGTACTAGGAAGCCCAACAGTGTAACCAGTCCAGAAAATTGCCATGCAATCATCACTTCCACAGTCTTCAATGGCTTTCGCTGCTGCCATGATCAGAGCATAAGTACCTAGGCCTGTGCTCAGCCCGATGTGATATTACCTCTGTATTGATGGAAGCAACATAAGTATCAGCAATATGTGGCTAAAGCCCAGTTGTTTCATAACTGAATGAAAATTAGTAAGAAAAGCAAATTAAGCCTTACCCATCTGTGGCAGTCTGTAAGAAGATACAGACAGCTACTAACAACCTGTAAAAAAAACAGGCCTACAGCAAGAATAAAGTGATGTTCTCAATTGATTCCAGTTGGCTAGACAGTGAGGAGACAGTGTGGACTTCATCAGAGTGCAACTCATGCTGAACGCGGAACTATTGAGAGCTCAGGTTGCTGTTTTGAATGTTTCTGAAAAGGGTTTTCCTTGAAAAAACGATCCTCTTTCCCAGGACACTGCCAAACCATAAAGTCTGAAGAGCTGATGCTTGGCGAAGCAGCTAGCTATCAAGCTAGCCATGTTTCCTTGACAGTTTGAACACAGCCCGCTACCGTGGATAGTCCCAGACTTGTGGCTGTTTGAATCCCTGCTGTTTGTTGCTGTTTCCATCGGCCCTGCGAGCTGTGCTGGCTGGAATTGCGTGGAGTACCAGTGTTAGTCTACGTTACTACCATCATGCCGCCCAAAGTTAAAGAAGGTTGGAGTAATGGAGGGGACAGTGCTTCGCTATCACAGGTGAGTAATCTTTTAAATCAACAAAAATATGTCTACAAACAATTGTTACAGCAACAGGAAAATAGCTGTCACGTGTTGCTCGCCCTTGTTTCCCCCTAACTGGAGACCGGACcattttgtgtttatttattttgagTTTGCAGGGATCTTTATTCTACATCTACTATCTTTATTGGCATGCATTATTTTAGCCTGTGCTTTCCTTGGTGTTCTGTGCCTTTCTTTTGTGTGTCTCCTAATTATAGTGTCCTCCCATTTGGCTGGTCTCCATGGGGATCGGCACACCCCTAATTTACACACCTGAGCCTAATGCCCTCAACGAGCCATGTTCCCTGTACAAAAAGGTGCTCCCAGCTCAATTCAGCCCTTCTTCTGATGTTGAGAACAACCATTATTACCGAGGCTGCTGCTGCCATGCCACCGCTAGACGACCGCAACAGAGCCATGCTGTCACCTAGAGGGGTGATGGAGGACAGAGCCGAATGAAGAGTGTTTACGATGCACAAAGCCCAGATGGTTTTTCCTGAACTGAGTGAATGAAGATTAAGTGCTACAGAGAGAATGCTGTCCCCTCACCCCTGCTCTGGTCTTTGTGCCAGTGGCGAGGCAGCATGTACCAATGACGGAGTAATGTGACGGGCAATCTACcccctaaaaaaatatatatacaggtgGACACCCAATGGAAGGACAATGCACGGTGGCGGTGCCCATTTTTGTTCTACCTTAGCAGCAGCCAGGATTTAATTATAGGACTGAGTGTTTGTGTGGGCCGTTTGTGTGCTAAATTTTTGTAAACCCCTGAGGCCTCAAGTAAAGCGAATCTAAACTCTTATTAAACATTGTCTGTTTGTTGACCTGGGATCGTACTTATCTTTGTCCAAATACTGCTGGGCTCAACTAACAAAATAATGGATGATCTGACCAGATAGGTCCAAGACCTAAGAACAGTTCAGAGTTCTCCCAGGACGAGGTGCATGTCCTGAAAGAGACTTGCAGCAAGATGACATCAGCACCGTCTGTGAATCATTATTACAGACTTGTCTAGAGGGACAATCCAGGAGGAATAACACTGTTACCAGACTCTCCACAGGTCTGGAAAACATGTAACCAGCCCAGGTAACAGACCCAGTTGTCAGGTTCAAGGACAAGAGAGGAACCATCTTCCTCAATGCAGATGTGCAGAAAGAACTTATCCCAGCTATGAAAGTTGCCAGAGATCATGAGGACATTGCTTACATCTGCTACCACAAGCTCATTGTCCACCTTCCCTCTCAAACACCTGGGAGGAGTGAGAGCCAAACGTCTGGGTCAGTAGCTTCAgcacatcacacacaccaactgAAGTTGGTCCCTGATTGTCCCTGATTGACTGACTCTATAAGCTAAACAATGTTGTTTTTTTTGCGAGCTACCTATGGGCTAagaatagcccatattaatatatgtagctttagaaataaggttaatgaaatcaataacttatTAACATCGGACAGCATTCACATAATGGCCATCTCTGAAACTTACTTAGATAATTCCTTTTATATAGCAGAAGCAATACAAGGACATAACATctacagcaggggtgtcaaagtcaaatggacggagggccaaataaaaaaatcagctacaagacgagggccggactgttcgaatgttcattgaaaattttttaaatgacgcatatagtctagtgaacctaattgaacctactgaaaacctaacaaatatattacaatatgatcagataaataaagcaatattttcttatggctctgtcagtaatctttaattttcaacagacacaaaagacaaatttcctttatataaatatccccataacatgaacattaaatgaaagaaaccggtattcaaggcaccatcagtagactatattttctattttagcaaaagtgggctaaatttacttcaaagaaaaaacaataatagcaattttctatcatccactcaactgaaatatttttaaaatataattggattgaaatacaaaaaaataaagtgcaaaaatctattaatcaaaggaggcctcgttttaattcctctgccttttgtagcctttgttccatgtccatattcttgtttttgtccgcgtgtttcgtttcataatgtcgtctcagattatactctttcagtaccgccacactttctccacacagaagacacacaggttttccagctaccttcgtgaacatatactccgactcccaccttgtttgaaacccccggttctcagtatccaccttccgttttgccatttttgatgggtatctgaaagttaattttactgtgatgctgacgactgctgtgccaataaatattgaaatgaagcagcctactgctcggtgcgtcacctttgcattgtgggaaatgtagtattggtgcgtgtaaaagatctgcgggctgccggcttgctgcgggccggttctaataataaatcaagatcatcccaggggccgtaaaaaaccttcttgcgggccggatgtggcccgcgggccttgactctgacatatgtgatctACAGGAAAGACAATAATTCTTATGGGGGAGGTCTTGCTGTATATGTTAAGATAcatattcctgtaaagcttagaggaCCTTCTGTTGAAGTGTTGTGTTTGCAAGTTCACCTACCTCATCTAAAGCCTTTTGTTTTGGGGTGCTGCTATAGGCTGTCAAGTGTTAAGTCAGTATTTGGATCAGTTCCCATTGGCTGTAGTGACCATAACGTTGTGGCAATAACAAGAAAAGCCAAAGGGTTGGCCTAAAGTAAtttataagagatcatacaaaatgtTTTCTCAGGACTCTTTTGTTGAAGATGTAAATCATTAATGTTGGTCTAATGTGTATGAGGAAGGGAACCCAGATGCAGCACTTGCAGTATTTGTAAGCCAAGATAAATGACATAAACAAATGGAAAAATACTTTGTACCTTAAATGATATCAAGGGCAGAAAACCCTATTTAAGCTCCAATGTTCATTGAAGTTGATGGTTCATTTATAACAAAACCTTCTGATATTGCCAATTATTTCAATGACTTTCAAGAGTAAAGTAGAAAAACTCAAGTGAAATGACAACATTGAAAAGTGAACCCTCATAATGAAAGGGAAGGATTGCTGTTTTGATTTTGGTCAAGTCCATGTGGGAGAGGTGGTAGGCTATTGTTATCATTAATAACATTCAGCCACCAGGAATAGACAACCTTGATGGGGAAACtattgagaatggtagcagactgtattgcccCCCTCTCCCTATTTGCTGTATCTTTAACCAAAGCCAAAAGGAGTGTGTTTGTCCACAGTTGTG
Proteins encoded:
- the LOC115141423 gene encoding uncharacterized protein LOC115141423 gives rise to the protein MVPSTLKARSPMLEAVLGFVLGVVGGCVLGATEEPVNEAMSVMTSGALLKHVSDSVQTVGPLGLGTLLGATALTTVMTSMVAGVISAAAMASVLLGTRSSGGGASQAESVVVWIAVGLAGAFGTTASGATLGVVIEAVVVGSGMVGLLWALSIFTLLKPALHFLLKFIWRQGESCVRLGQSSLEARERELREMEAREVKKRDRVTVEIEQRIVTLDKEGQRTEGLEHRANWEAQRRERNEMERKRREWMEEVNEQKTIQEQINKVVVKYMDFLAFSGIPMTMTAMVTAGFGVFGFGDYRFVFVVLLALVLFMSFMFMKSSNFYFWMFAGCMGMFATFAIAVLTVHARQEVVSESIKMRRVGQDISRANISTQMNHRSSLEALGAGFFVSKLCQLGLGATIGGPLGRGEDKGKVIVGSAGLAVVILIVVSVSSPVVLGAGGTSGALLGVVGAAGVSVGATASVAVGWSTWAGTIGTTAGMVLGALGMGKWHFVNIGLQMPVAYIFSMADLF